The genomic region AAGAGCATACGAACTTGGCATGACAAATGGCTTCCAACACCCTCAACCAATAGGGTGTTGTCGCCTCCTCCTCTAGATCAAGCTCAATGGCGGGTATGTGATTTGATTGATCTTTCCTCGGGGTCCCTGAAGACTGGGCTGATACGAAGAACCTTCACAACTTAGGAAGCTGATGTGATTACTGGTATTGCGTTGAGTTCCCATATACCTAAAGATAAACTAATCTGGGCTCTAACAGGAAATGGCTGGTTTACTTTCTGCAGTGCCTATTATGTGGCAATGGAGATGGTGGATAATAAAGAGAAGGGAACGGTGTCTGATGATGGTCTGTTAAGGAAATTCTAGAGATCATTATGGCGCCTCAATCTCCCTCATAAGATCCACCACTTTGCATGGAGAGCATGTAAAGATATTATCCCTACAAAGGAGAATCTTATTAAAGGGAAAGTGCTGTTAGAAGGAAGTTATGAAGCTTGCCATCAGGAATTGGAGTCTTCAGGTCATCTTTTTTGGGGGTGCGAATCGGCCTGAGAAGTCTGGATCATGTCAAAGCTATTTCCATCGAGCTTGGCAATAAATTTCAACTCTTTCATGGATATGATCTGGTACGGATTGATGGAACCTAAATGGGAGCAGGAGAGAATAGAGAAGATTATGATCCAAGACTTTATCCTTGAAGGTGATTCCTTGACCCTGATGAATGCCCTGAATGAGGTTTCTCCTCCCCCCTCATCGGTTGCTGCTATGGTTTATGAATCTCTATTTGCTTCTCATGGTTTTCGCCAAGTGGAGTTCTCCCATGTTCATCGGCAAGGCAATAGAACAGCCCATCTTTTAGCTAAACATGCTTTGGGCATAAGTGATCTTTCTGTTTAGATAGAAGAGAATCCTTATTTTTTAGAACAAACTATTCTACATGATGTACTGTTTTTACCTTAGTTCAATAAAAGTTTTGAAGTCTTTCcgatcaaaaataataataataataataataataataatcttcttCGCGTTATCTTATCTTGGTCACAATAATGCCACGATGCAAAGACGAAAAGATTACTCTATCTTTAGGGTcaataatgaaattttcatccaatagtctttttaaaataaaaaaataataatagtagaaAATTTTCCCTGAAAATTCTAACTATGGTATCACCGACCTCCTCCACGTGTTTCAAGCTTTGAAAAGGTTGTATGAAAAGGAATTAATACTACTCCTAATAAAGAATTGTGGCTAACCAGCCCTGATTCACTTGCTGATTGTTGTTGAATGTCTGGTGCAGTCTGCATCTGACAAATTTTCCCTTCACGtgtttcaagttttaaaaaagtgtaaGGGCATTTTCTGCGGTGTTATCTTTGTAAGAACTATCtgaattctaaattagaatatAACCTAAATTTAGTAAAATGGTTTTCATATAAATAcatctttatatataaaatgttagtTGAATTCTAATTCAAACCCCCTAAATGCAATGCAAGTCAACTGTAAGTGcaaattaatttaaaagtttGTAATTGAATGTCACTGAAATGCAATAGAAAAATAAACACACTCAATGGAATCAACCCACCTTTTGCAGAGACAACCAACCATTTTGTCAAACTTGGAAAGGATGCTTCAACTCACCCAAATAAATAAGTGGAGCACGATCTAATATATCTAGATTAACTtcacaaacaaaacaagaacaATCAGAACTGATTGAGATCAAATACTCTTTTCCCTCCTGAATCAATCTTAAACATGCAACTTAGAATAAGATACAAATTTTCACTTTGTAGAAATACTGGAGCAATTAGAAATATTTCTTATTTCCTGTAACTTGCAACTTGGTGACTATATTTTAAAACTAAGATAACCACACGATGAAATTATGTTGAGCAATTTTATTACTCAAATTTGCACGCAAGCACggcccacacacacacaaaaacagaAAAGGACCTGAtgagaaaatatgaaaataaacgCAAACCTTCAATGTAAGTCCTCAAAGGTCCATTGTAAAgtggagaaaaataaaacagaGGACATTAACAGGTGAGATTGGAGATCAATATTTCACGTCATCATCACAATAAAACTCAACACTATAGCACACAACACCGTTCTCCATGCTTATAACTTCAACCACGGGTTGTGCATGAGTGACAACCATACCAGCAGATCAATGTACAGAAGGATAGAATATATACTAAATACTTTTATGCTATGAGAACCTTGTAAGGCATGCATTAGAGAAATATTTGAAGGACAAATTCGAGAAAATTTGGTCATTGGCAATATTAGTATGTAAAAATCCCCAAGTCCTCACTGAACCTTCTTTCTCCATCCGTAGAGACCTAGGATTTAGGGGTTATTTAAGGAGATAAGCATAATTTTTCAGttatttaaagtaaaaattgaGCTAATCAAACTATTGAATAATTCACTATATATCTCCGTAAATCTATGaattaaaaacctcaaatttccactaaaaacacacaaaactcataaaatccaattaaatacTAAACCCATAAAGCCAGAAGTTCACTCAAAACTAATGAAAAACTCAACTTGGTGAGCGGATGCTGCCCGGAGAGGTAAGGAGAAGGAGGAGCAGATGGAGACATTGCTGGAGGAAGAAGTGGATTAGAAGTTTAATGCATTGGGTTTAGGTTTtgtgagaagaaaataaaagagggaGAGGCAAATTGTTGCGCATACATTGAGGATGTGGTTGAACGGAGCTATAGATGGGTGGTGCTAGACCAAAAAAATaaccctaaaccaaaatcaaGTCTTTTAAAAGAGTATATCatatttaaaattgagaaaaaataaaacgtTTTGACAGAGAATCCAAAAATGTATGTACATTGCAGGCAAGTATTTCaaaaatgtttataattttttaacattactatttttattttggacaaTAACTACTTACTAGTTTACATGAATAGCAACTTATAAATTAAGTGTACATTGTAGGCAAAAATGTGGCATATCTCTATACGCTTTTTCAGCGTTCACTTTCGTTATACCAATTAATGAGAAGTGATTTTTTTACATCCTTTAGTCTGTTATTATTGAAGGCGAAGATACACACGCATCTATCTTTTTCATCCTATTGGTGTTTTTTTATATGAGTACACCTCAAAGATCTAGCAACTGTTCTCTCGTAGAAtctcaaaattaaatttgaaacaatcatgacttttctattttcatttccACTTCTGCAACTGGAGGAATTCAGTGGTCAATCATGGCTACCCACTTAACCCTTCTCAAATTTCTGTTCTTGCTCTTCTTCTCATCCTTTTGGACTTCTCATGCCCAATACATCAAACCAGGCGGTACGATTAGCTCCTTTACTGGGTCTCAGCTACATTCTCCAAATGGGAGGTTTAGTTTGGATTTCATGTCGTTGGGTAACTACACATATTTGAATGTACTTCTAGTTTTACCCAATGATAGGTTTCAATATATATGGTATGCAATTCTAGGCATTCTTATTGTTAACGACTCCGACGAGGTTATTTTGGAAAACAATGATGTAGTATTGAGAATTAGGCGCCAATTAGGTGGGATTCCTATTAAGCTATTCTCTTCCGCTACCAATAAGACTGTCGCTACTTTATTGGATTCTGGCAAATTTGTCTTCAATGAAGTGTATTCCAAATTCTCCAATGGATCTACAAAGCGGGTGTTATCACAAAGTTTTGATCACCTGAACTTCATGCttatacaaggaatgaaattaGGGGTCAAAATTGGTCACTCACATCGTGTTTAACTTCGGACATCCTAAATGCAGGGGCTTTCACTCTTGAATGGGACCCCAAGGAGTGCCAATTGGTCATTAAGCATCGAGGGGTGGTTCACTGGAAAAGTGGAGTCATTAAGCATCAAGAGACAAccaatttgaaaatattttaccacATCTAACATCTATGTATAATTTCAACGTTGTTTCAAATGGGGATGAAGAATCATTCTCTCTCATGTATAAAAATCAAAGTCCGCCATAGACGTGGGTACTTAGTGCTTACTCCTACGGGGCAATTAGTGGAAAATTACATAAACGGAGCCGTATGGAGCAGataaatgttgtggatataacattGATGGAGGGTGTCAAAGGTCGAATCAGCCAGAGTGTAGGCATAATGGTGCACAGTTAATTTTAAAAGTGGTTTTTTCACTAGTGAAGAAGACTACTATTATACTACTCCAGACACAAATCTTGCCCTCAGTGACTGTCAAGTTATTTGCTAGAACAACAGTAGCTATGTggctttttattatttacataAAAATGCAACAGGGTGCCAATTTAGACAAATATTTCAACCTCACTTCCTGACGATTCGTCAGGATCAGAACATCTTTATCTCATAACGCCAGAGCCTTCAAATTCAGCGCATCCCAATAATATAACTTCAAAGGCTTCTCAGAGTGGTATGTTTAATAGTCTTTTGTGCTATGAATAACAATGCAAACTCTCCAAACAAGTTAATTTTAAGCAGCTCCTACTCAAACCTAACAATTCTATTTCAAAGATGAAAGTCTCAAATTATCTTATGAGTAATGCTAtagccacaaactattttataacatttttacaaaatgttgatgtggtcaaccttttattggttttcatttagaCCCACcactaatatcattttttttatttaccaataatcactcatcacatcagtaatttgtaaaataatttatatcacTAGCATTATTCTTATCCTATTTGAACACTATCGGTAtgcaataatataaaattttatttagagagAATTTCTCAAATGATTACTAACCACAGCTATTTATGACCTGTAGGAAAAAGCAAGTGGATATGGATTGGTATTGTAATTGCCATTGCTTTTGTAACTTTTTCCAATATAATGTGCTATTGTTGTCaactaagaaagagaaaagttgTGCTTCAAGGTAAATAATTCACATATAAAttgaatttgttagagaaatcatttcacatttttttcattattatttgttaGCTTGAAATGGAAGCTTCGattttaagtaaatttatacaGGACATAACGAAACCAtggaagaaaaagaattgtGTAATTTAGTGATTTCAAATAGATATATTGATGTGAATGAGTTTCCAAATGATGGAAAGGATGGATCTAATATAACTATATTTAGTTACAAATGTATCGAGGTTGCCACTAACAACTTCTCATTAGAAAACAAGCTTGGAGAGGGAGGTTTTGGACTTGTCTACATGGTAAgccccaaaaattttctaagtAAAGATGTATAAATTAACTTATGTCCAACAGTGACTAAACCTTGTTTGATCATCACAACAGAGAACATTGCTAACAAGTCAACAAATAGCCATAAAGCGACTATCAAGAAATTTAGGGCAAGGCATAATTGAGTTCAAGAATGAGTTGATACTCATATCTAAACTCCAACACATGAATCTTGTTAAGCTTTTGTGTTGTTGCATTTTTGGAGAAGAATGGATGCTAGTCTATGAATACATGCCCAACAAAAGCTTGGACTACTTCctatttggtttgaaaaacattaattttttttttcatctaaaaacttcatttgttttcttcatAGAATTAATACAATTATAAAAGCTTAAACTACTTCCTATTTGGTTTGGaaaacattaaattttattcatctTAAGGCTTCATTAGTTATCTTCATAAAATTTATACACTTATCTGTATTACTTTATATCAAGTATATTATTGGTCAGATTTAACTTTTATATTGGCCAGATTCCAATCAAAACAAGCTACTATATTGGAAGAAAcgtttcaaaataattaaaggAATTGCTCAAGGATTGATCTATCTCCATAAATATTCAAGGTTGAAAGTAATTCATAGAGATATAAAAGCCGGTAACATACTTCTTGATCAAAGTATGAATCCAAAGATTTCTGATTTTGGCATGGCAAGAATTTTCAAGCAAAATGAAGTGGAAGcaaatactaataaaatttttgggaCATAGTAAGTTCACTATACGCTATTCTTctataaaaaagtaaataatgcTAAAGACTACCACCCTTTTAAGTTCATCAattcttttttcaaataaaaatgttCATCTTGTGTTTTCTTGTATTACATGTCTCCTGAATATGCTATGGAGGGTGTGTTCTCTATAAAATCAGACGTTTATAGCTTTGGAGTTTTAATGCTTGAAATTGTGAGCAGTAGAAAAAACAACAATTTCTATGATAATGAGCATGCACTTAATCTAGTAGGATATGTACGTAATATATATTGTTAACGTGTtttagtgttgtgggctttacaCTCacctagattacttgtataacacacatacttgtactgcacacatctgcctcctatataaagacactcatgtatattcttttactaagaaatacaatacaattgaattcagtatttctaacttGGTAtaagagccactgctctgacctttccttagcagtcttgtctttattgttGTTACTTCATTTTCAACATCACTTCCGCCATCACAGCAGCCGCCACAACCTTTCACTATTGAACCTCCTACATCTTCTAGCCGTCGTCCTTGGGTTCCGAACCTGCAACCGCCACCGTTAAGGAGTTCCACACCGTAAAGACCACTGCTTTTTTCATCACCGATGCGAATATTGCTCCGATTAATTTTCTGTAGGTACCACTGAGATCATCTTGCACCGACCTAAACACTCATGGAAGCCTCGAAGCCATCGAAGACCGCACGTGCCCCCACGCACCACTTAAAGGATCTACGTTGCAACTAACACCCCCACACGCCATCAACTACTCTAGGCTGATGTCAGCCGTGACGTCAGCAAAGCCACATCAGCCCTAACTTACATCAGCATCCAATCATCTATTGACGTCATCACCTCTAACTGTTGACCGAGGGACTATTGACTTTGACGAACTGTTGACTGACCGTTGACTTTTGTCAAGAGTTAACTTTTGCagtccaggttctccttacCTAATTTTTCACGTAGATTTCAATTTTTGCAGTttgtttttgcatattgtgtctttaaatggataaaaatgatatttttcgtcctcgccccatcaataatatattggaAGGGAATAAGAATTACTTTTCTTGGTCTCATGCTATACGCAGTTTTCTTAAGGGTCGCATGCTCTGGCAATAT from Castanea sativa cultivar Marrone di Chiusa Pesio chromosome 11, ASM4071231v1 harbors:
- the LOC142616042 gene encoding G-type lectin S-receptor-like serine/threonine-protein kinase CES101, producing the protein MQTLQTRKSKWIWIGIVIAIAFVTFSNIMCYCCQLRKRKVVLQGHNETMEEKELCNLVISNRYIDVNEFPNDGKDGSNITIFSYKCIEVATNNFSLENKLGEGGFGLVYMRTLLTSQQIAIKRLSRNLGQGIIEFKNELILISKLQHMNLVKLLCCCIFGEEWMLVYEYMPNKSLDYFLFDSNQNKLLYWKKRFKIIKGIAQGLIYLHKYSRLKVIHRDIKAGNILLDQSMNPKISDFGMARIFKQNEVEANTNKIFGTLYYMSPEYAMEGVFSIKSDVYSFGVLMLEIVSSRKNNNFYDNEHALNLVGYVRNIYC